The following proteins are co-located in the Clostridiales bacterium genome:
- a CDS encoding YggT family protein, translating to MIYVLINAINTFFQILVYLIIGRAILSWFVRAPYGNLYRIYAAIMQITEPMLAPCRNLLGRFGLNTMIDFSPILAIIGLTAINNLVIRLLIMIF from the coding sequence ATGATTTATGTTTTGATTAACGCCATTAACACTTTCTTTCAGATCCTTGTGTATCTGATTATTGGAAGAGCGATTCTCAGCTGGTTTGTAAGAGCTCCATATGGGAATCTATACCGAATTTACGCTGCTATCATGCAGATCACAGAGCCCATGCTGGCTCCGTGCAGAAATTTGCTTGGAAGATTCGGACTGAATACCATGATTGACTTTTCACCGATTCTGGCGATTATTGGGCTGACCGCAATCAACAATCT